A region from the Bos indicus x Bos taurus breed Angus x Brahman F1 hybrid chromosome 9, Bos_hybrid_MaternalHap_v2.0, whole genome shotgun sequence genome encodes:
- the FUT9 gene encoding alpha-(1,3)-fucosyltransferase 9 encodes MTSASKGILRPFLIVCIILACFMVCLFIYIKPTNSWIFSPMESASSVLKMKNFFSTKTGDFNETTILIWVWPFGQTFDLTSCQAMFNIQGCHLTTDRSLYNKSHAVLIHHRDISWDLTNLPQQARPPFQKWIWMNLESPTHTPQKSGIEHLFNLTLTYRRDSDIQVPYGFLTVSTNPFVFEVPNKEKLVCWVVSNWNPEHARVKYYNELSKSIEIHTYGQAFGEYVTDKNLIPTISTCKFYLSFENSIHKDYITEKLYNAFLAGSVPVVLGPSRENYENYIPADSFIHVEDYNSPSELAKYLKEVDKNNKLYLSYFNWRKDFTVNLPRFWESHACLACDHVKRHQEYKSVGNLEKWFWN; translated from the coding sequence ATGACCTCAGCATCCAAAGGAATTCTCCGCCCATTTTTAATTGTCTGCATTATCCTGGCCTGCTTCATGGTGTGTCTGTTCATTTACATCAAGCCCACCAACAGCTGGATCTTCAGCCCGATGGAGTCAGCCAGCTCAgtgctgaaaatgaaaaatttcttcTCCACCAAAACTGGTGATTTTAATGAAACTACTATTCTGATTTGGGTGTGGCCATTTGGGCAGACCTTTGACCTTACATCTTGCCAAGCAATGTTCAACATCCAAGGATGCCATCTCACGACAGACCGTTCTCTGTACAACAAGTCTCACGCAGTTCTGATCCACCACCGAGACATCAGTTGGGATCTGACCAATTTACCTCAGCAGGCGAGGCCACCCTTCCAGAAATGGATTTGGATGAATTTGGAATCACCGACTCACACACCACAGAAGAGTGGCATTGAGCACCTGTTCAACCTGACTCTGACTTATCGCCGTGACTCAGATATCCAAGTGCCTTATGGTTTCTTGACCGTAAGCACAAACCCCTTCGTGTTTGAAGTGCCAAACAAAGAGAAGTTAGTGTGCTGGGTTGTAAGTAACTGGAACCCTGAGCATGCCAGAGTCAAGTATTACAATGAGCTAAGCAAAAGCATTGAAATCCATACCTATGGGCAAGCATTTGGAGAATACGTGACTGATAAAAATTTGATTCCTACCATATCTACTTGcaaattttatctttcctttgaaAACTCAATCCACAAAGATTACATCACAGAAAAGCTCTACAATGCTTTTCTGGCTGGCTCTGTGCCTGTTGTTTTGGGGCCATCTAGGGAAAACTATGAGAATTATATTCCagcagattcattcattcatgtggaAGATTATAACTCTCCCAGTGAGCTAGCTAAGTATCTGAAGGAAGTagacaaaaacaataaattatacCTTAGTTACTTTAACTGGAGGAAAGATTTCACAGTAAATCTTCCTCGATTTTGGGAATCACATGCATGCTTGGCTTGTGACCATGTGAAAAGGCATCAAGAGTATAAATCCGTTGGTAATTTAGAGAAATGGTTTTGGAATTAA